Proteins from a single region of Dysosmobacter acutus:
- a CDS encoding glycerol-3-phosphate acyltransferase yields MSVWTELWLRAAIIAAAAYFCGCFNGAVIVSKYILRDDVRGHGSGNAGLTNFYRTFGGPLTIVVILTDVLKAVVAILIGVWVAKGFLPSFFMEGEWVIYGKYWAGLFCLLGHMFPCMFHFKGGKGILSGGTMAIMIDWRVAIVVWGGFLVLAVVTRWVSLGSIWAGATFPISSFFVYHDPVITVLALIIGALVVWKHRGNLKRILRGTESKFSIHRKKEGTP; encoded by the coding sequence ATGAGCGTATGGACTGAGCTTTGGCTCCGGGCCGCCATCATCGCGGCGGCGGCCTATTTCTGCGGCTGCTTCAACGGGGCTGTGATCGTCTCCAAGTACATCCTGCGGGATGATGTGCGGGGGCACGGCAGCGGAAACGCCGGACTGACCAATTTCTACCGCACTTTCGGCGGGCCTTTGACGATAGTGGTCATCCTGACCGACGTCCTGAAGGCGGTTGTGGCCATTTTGATCGGCGTCTGGGTGGCCAAAGGCTTTCTGCCGTCCTTTTTCATGGAGGGCGAGTGGGTGATTTACGGCAAGTACTGGGCGGGCCTTTTCTGTTTGTTGGGCCACATGTTCCCCTGCATGTTCCACTTCAAAGGGGGCAAGGGCATTCTCTCCGGCGGCACCATGGCCATTATGATTGACTGGCGGGTGGCGATAGTGGTCTGGGGTGGCTTCTTGGTGCTGGCTGTGGTGACCAGATGGGTCTCTCTGGGCTCCATCTGGGCCGGGGCCACCTTCCCCATCTCCAGCTTCTTCGTCTATCATGATCCGGTTATCACGGTTTTGGCGCTCATCATCGGGGCTCTGGTGGTCTGGAAGCACCGGGGGAATCTGAAGCGCATTCTGCGCGGGACGGAATCCAAGTTCAGCATCCATCGGAAAAAGGAGGGGACGCCATGA
- a CDS encoding NAD(P)H-dependent glycerol-3-phosphate dehydrogenase: MKIAVLGSGAWGTALSMVLCDNGHDVTLWSHSPEKAAQLRSSRCNPLLPKVTLPEALRYADDLKCVEDADAVVFATPSFAVRSTGRTAAPHLRQDAVIVSVSKGIEKGSNCRMSEILVQETEGKCKVVALSGPSHAEEVSVRMPTGCVAAHQEEAVARTVQDVFMNDYFRIYTSPDIVGVELAAALKNVVALSCGVIAGMGYGDNTRALLMTRAMAEMGRLGERMGGSRLTFAGLAGMGDLIVTCTSMHSRNFRAGILIGQGRTAREAMDEVGAVVEGYYAAESVCQLSEKVGVEMPICRCAYDVLYHEKQTESVVRELMTRAKKQEN, translated from the coding sequence ATGAAAATCGCGGTTTTGGGCAGCGGAGCCTGGGGAACGGCTCTGTCCATGGTGCTTTGCGACAACGGACACGACGTGACGCTCTGGTCCCACAGCCCGGAAAAGGCGGCGCAGCTGCGCTCCAGCCGGTGCAACCCGCTGCTTCCCAAGGTGACTCTGCCGGAGGCTCTCCGGTATGCCGATGATCTGAAGTGCGTTGAGGATGCGGATGCGGTGGTCTTTGCGACGCCCTCCTTTGCGGTCCGATCCACCGGACGGACTGCCGCCCCCCATCTGCGCCAGGACGCGGTGATCGTGTCGGTCTCCAAGGGCATTGAGAAGGGCAGCAACTGTCGGATGTCAGAGATTCTGGTTCAGGAGACAGAGGGAAAGTGTAAAGTTGTTGCACTTTCCGGACCTTCCCACGCAGAGGAAGTGTCGGTTCGGATGCCCACCGGCTGCGTGGCGGCCCATCAGGAGGAGGCGGTGGCCCGGACGGTGCAGGACGTGTTCATGAACGACTATTTCCGTATCTATACCAGCCCGGACATCGTGGGGGTGGAGCTGGCCGCGGCGCTGAAAAACGTGGTGGCCCTCAGCTGCGGCGTCATTGCCGGTATGGGATACGGAGACAATACCAGGGCCCTTTTGATGACGCGGGCCATGGCGGAGATGGGCCGCCTGGGAGAGCGGATGGGCGGCTCCCGGCTGACCTTTGCCGGGCTTGCCGGCATGGGAGACCTGATCGTCACCTGCACCTCCATGCACTCGCGCAATTTCCGGGCCGGCATCCTCATCGGCCAGGGCAGGACCGCCCGGGAGGCCATGGATGAGGTGGGCGCCGTGGTAGAGGGGTACTATGCGGCGGAAAGCGTGTGCCAGCTCTCGGAGAAGGTTGGCGTGGAAATGCCCATCTGCCGCTGTGCCTACGACGTGCTGTACCACGAAAAGCAGACGGAGTCTGTGGTGCGGGAGCTGATGACTCGGGCCAAGAAGCAGGAAAATTGA
- a CDS encoding LPXTG cell wall anchor domain-containing protein, producing MIFVSGQSNWVYFVLAGILIVGIIVFLLFKRKR from the coding sequence GTGATTTTTGTATCCGGACAATCCAATTGGGTCTATTTTGTTTTGGCCGGTATTCTGATTGTGGGCATTATTGTATTTTTGCTGTTTAAGCGGAAAAGATAA
- the rpmB gene encoding 50S ribosomal protein L28 — MAKCEFCDKGVTFGIKVSHSHKRANRSWKPNVKRVKAIINGTPRHVYVCTRCLRSGKVTRAV; from the coding sequence ATGGCTAAGTGCGAGTTTTGCGATAAGGGTGTCACCTTTGGTATCAAGGTTTCCCACTCCCACAAACGCGCCAATCGTTCCTGGAAGCCCAATGTGAAGCGCGTGAAGGCAATCATCAACGGTACGCCCCGCCATGTATATGTTTGTACCCGGTGTCTGCGTTCCGGTAAGGTTACCAGAGCGGTGTGA
- the hprK gene encoding HPr(Ser) kinase/phosphatase, with the protein MSEQGVKVSEAVSIFGLEILNRGKDYDSALLTITDVNRPGLQFLGSFDYFDPRRLQIIGKAEITYLSGLSSERRQESYDNIFQYDIPALVIARGLECSEECLNSARRFERTLLRTDETTVEFTSHMIEYLNHKLAPTVTRHGVLMDVYGEGVLLLGESGIGKSETAIELVMRGHRLVSDDAVEIRQISDYLVGTAPELIRHYVELRGIGVIDVRQLFGMRAIKTDAQIDLVVQMEQWDEDKFYDRLGIETHFMTIMDVKVPCVTMPVRPGRNLASIVEVAALNNRHHRYGFNAAEELSRRIDKHVDKGKK; encoded by the coding sequence ATGAGTGAACAAGGAGTGAAGGTTTCCGAGGCGGTCAGCATTTTTGGGCTGGAGATTCTCAACCGCGGCAAAGACTACGATAGCGCACTGCTGACGATTACGGACGTAAACCGTCCCGGACTGCAGTTTTTAGGCTCGTTTGACTATTTTGACCCCCGGCGCCTGCAGATCATCGGCAAGGCGGAGATCACCTATCTCAGCGGTCTGAGCAGCGAGAGGCGTCAGGAGTCCTATGACAACATCTTTCAGTACGATATCCCGGCTCTTGTCATCGCAAGGGGCCTTGAATGTTCCGAGGAGTGCCTGAACAGCGCCAGACGGTTTGAACGGACGCTGCTGCGCACCGACGAGACCACCGTGGAGTTCACAAGCCATATGATCGAGTATCTCAACCACAAGCTTGCGCCCACGGTGACGCGCCACGGCGTGCTGATGGACGTCTACGGCGAGGGTGTGCTGCTGTTGGGAGAGTCCGGCATCGGCAAGAGCGAGACGGCCATTGAGCTGGTGATGCGCGGGCACCGGTTGGTGTCGGACGACGCGGTGGAGATCCGTCAGATTTCCGACTATCTGGTGGGCACGGCGCCGGAGCTGATCCGCCATTATGTGGAGCTGCGGGGAATCGGCGTCATCGATGTGCGCCAGCTCTTCGGCATGCGCGCCATCAAGACCGACGCCCAAATCGACCTGGTGGTCCAGATGGAGCAGTGGGACGAGGACAAATTTTACGACCGATTGGGCATTGAAACCCATTTTATGACTATTATGGATGTGAAGGTGCCCTGCGTGACCATGCCGGTCCGCCCGGGCAGGAACCTGGCCAGCATTGTGGAGGTGGCGGCTTTGAACAACCGCCACCACCGCTACGGCTTCAACGCCGCGGAGGAGCTTTCCCGGCGCATTGACAAGCACGTGGATAAGGGGAAGAAATAA
- a CDS encoding ROK family protein has product MYLGIDIGGTNLKAGLVDEDGQLLRTLKEPLGPVSAPEELAIRLAGMALAAAADDLDQVRSVGMGVPGAVEGGTIVYTCNIPMKNIPMERLFRAHLDLPVYLGNDADCAALGEYHCGAGKGCRSLVAITLGTGIGGGMVFDGKIYEGLGMAGEVGHMVVEPDGVPCPCGRRGCWEQYASASGLRRMTWEAMEAHPESLLWKITGGKRERLNGGTAFEAARRGDETARAVCGAYIRYLAQGITNLVNLLHPEVLAIGGGISNEREESLLRPVREIVDRECYASHGGRKTRVVKALLGNDAGVIGAAFLGRSR; this is encoded by the coding sequence ATGTATCTTGGGATCGACATCGGCGGAACCAATCTGAAGGCAGGGCTGGTGGATGAGGATGGGCAGCTCCTGCGGACCCTGAAAGAGCCCTTGGGCCCGGTATCGGCCCCGGAAGAGCTTGCCATCCGGCTGGCCGGTATGGCCCTGGCCGCGGCGGCGGACGACCTGGATCAGGTCCGGTCGGTGGGTATGGGCGTCCCCGGCGCGGTGGAGGGCGGCACCATTGTCTACACCTGCAACATCCCCATGAAGAACATCCCTATGGAGCGGCTGTTCCGGGCGCATCTGGACCTGCCGGTGTACCTTGGCAACGACGCGGACTGCGCCGCACTGGGGGAGTATCACTGCGGCGCCGGAAAGGGCTGCCGCAGCCTGGTGGCCATCACGCTTGGCACGGGAATCGGCGGCGGCATGGTCTTTGACGGGAAGATTTACGAGGGGCTGGGCATGGCCGGCGAGGTGGGCCACATGGTGGTGGAGCCTGACGGAGTCCCATGTCCCTGCGGCCGGCGGGGCTGCTGGGAGCAGTACGCCTCCGCCAGCGGGTTGCGGCGAATGACCTGGGAGGCCATGGAGGCCCATCCGGAGAGCCTTCTTTGGAAGATCACCGGCGGAAAGCGGGAGCGGCTCAACGGCGGCACGGCGTTTGAAGCGGCAAGAAGGGGCGATGAAACCGCCCGGGCTGTCTGCGGCGCCTATATCCGCTATCTTGCCCAAGGGATCACCAATCTGGTCAATCTGCTCCACCCCGAGGTTTTAGCCATTGGAGGGGGCATCAGCAACGAACGGGAGGAGTCCCTGCTCCGGCCGGTGCGGGAGATTGTGGACCGGGAGTGCTATGCCAGCCATGGCGGGCGGAAAACCCGGGTGGTCAAGGCGCTTCTTGGAAACGACGCCGGAGTGATCGGCGCGGCGTTTTTGGGACGCAGCCGCTGA
- the murB gene encoding UDP-N-acetylmuramate dehydrogenase translates to MFWYECLDEKAKEYLPDLKIACDEPMSRHTSFHIGGPAKRMAFPASRAQAVLVAHFARECGARTLVLGNGTNLLTADEGLDMLVINLSRSLTSIRRTGECSVEADAGVSLARLADFVRKDSLTGLEFAHGIPGSLGGAVCMNAGAYGGEMCQVVEEVTALFPDGVRTLKGDKLKFGYRHSIFSDQADAVVLSAVLRLQCGDEQQIKAQMEELMRRRKASQPLEYPSAGSTFKRPAGQYAGTLIDQCGLKGRTVGGAQVSEKHAGFIINRGGATCADVTELIRLVQETVLRESGVQLEPEVRIIR, encoded by the coding sequence ATGTTCTGGTACGAGTGCTTGGATGAAAAGGCAAAGGAGTATCTGCCGGATTTGAAGATAGCCTGCGACGAACCCATGAGCCGCCACACCTCCTTTCACATCGGTGGGCCGGCAAAGCGGATGGCCTTCCCGGCCAGCCGGGCCCAGGCGGTGCTGGTGGCCCATTTTGCCCGGGAGTGCGGCGCAAGGACCCTGGTCCTGGGCAACGGTACCAATCTCCTGACGGCGGATGAGGGGCTGGATATGCTGGTGATCAACCTGTCCCGGTCCCTTACCTCCATTCGCCGGACTGGGGAGTGTTCGGTAGAGGCCGACGCGGGGGTGTCTCTTGCAAGGCTTGCGGACTTTGTCAGAAAGGACTCTCTCACCGGGCTGGAGTTCGCCCACGGCATTCCGGGGTCCCTTGGGGGAGCCGTGTGTATGAACGCCGGAGCCTACGGCGGTGAGATGTGCCAGGTGGTGGAGGAGGTTACGGCCCTCTTTCCCGACGGAGTGCGGACATTGAAAGGCGACAAGCTGAAGTTCGGCTACCGCCACAGCATATTCTCCGATCAGGCCGACGCGGTGGTCCTCTCGGCCGTCCTAAGGCTCCAGTGCGGGGATGAACAGCAGATCAAGGCGCAGATGGAGGAGCTGATGAGGCGGAGGAAGGCCAGCCAGCCTCTGGAGTATCCCAGCGCGGGCAGCACCTTCAAGCGCCCTGCCGGCCAGTATGCCGGTACGCTGATCGATCAATGCGGCCTGAAGGGCAGGACGGTGGGCGGCGCCCAGGTATCGGAAAAACACGCCGGATTCATCATCAACCGGGGCGGGGCCACCTGCGCCGATGTAACGGAGCTGATCCGGCTGGTACAGGAGACGGTGCTCCGGGAGAGCGGCGTGCAGCTTGAGCCAGAAGTGCGGATCATCCGCTGA
- the rapZ gene encoding RNase adapter RapZ, whose protein sequence is MEIVIITGLSGAGKSKAASFLEDMGFYIVDNMPAAMILKFAEFCITSNGRYDRVALVYDVRTSSNFSELFDVLDQLQKMKCTCHTLFLEAAPEILIQRYKESRRLHPLMSGGTSLEEAVGRERELLQPMRERSDYLIDTSTLSTGKLRGELLHLFDAQGRKGGMSVNVISFGYKYGIPMEADLVMDVRFLPNPFYVESLRHKTGLDQDVYDYVFSFEQTGELMKRLEDLISFALPLYAEEGKTVLVIAIGCTGGHHRSVAVTRTLAEYIGRLGYQVSENHRDMTRG, encoded by the coding sequence ATGGAAATTGTAATCATCACCGGGCTCTCCGGAGCGGGAAAGAGCAAGGCCGCCTCATTCTTGGAGGACATGGGCTTTTATATTGTGGACAATATGCCAGCGGCCATGATTTTGAAATTTGCGGAGTTCTGCATCACAAGCAACGGACGCTACGACCGGGTGGCTCTGGTATACGATGTGCGCACCAGCTCCAACTTCAGCGAGCTGTTCGACGTACTGGATCAGCTGCAGAAGATGAAGTGCACCTGCCATACTCTCTTTTTGGAGGCCGCGCCGGAAATCCTCATCCAACGCTATAAGGAGTCCCGCCGCCTCCACCCTCTCATGAGCGGAGGAACCAGTTTGGAGGAGGCCGTCGGTCGGGAGCGGGAGCTTTTACAGCCGATGCGGGAGCGTTCGGACTATCTCATCGACACAAGCACCCTCTCCACGGGGAAGCTGCGGGGGGAGCTGCTCCATCTGTTTGACGCCCAGGGCCGCAAGGGCGGCATGTCTGTCAACGTGATCTCCTTTGGATATAAATACGGTATCCCTATGGAGGCGGACCTGGTGATGGATGTGCGCTTTCTGCCCAACCCCTTTTACGTGGAGTCGCTGCGCCACAAGACCGGTCTGGACCAGGACGTGTATGACTATGTCTTTTCCTTTGAGCAGACAGGAGAGCTGATGAAGCGTCTGGAAGACCTGATTTCCTTTGCCCTGCCGCTTTACGCGGAGGAGGGGAAGACCGTGCTGGTGATCGCCATCGGATGCACCGGAGGCCATCACCGCTCCGTGGCGGTGACCAGGACTCTGGCGGAGTACATCGGGAGGCTGGGCTATCAGGTCAGCGAAAACCACAGGGACATGACCCGGGGCTAA
- a CDS encoding gluconeogenesis factor YvcK family protein, with protein sequence MGNRTTDYRLPRIHGPRVVAIGGGHGLSTMLRGLKAYTENLTAIVTVADDGGGSGRLREDLGMPPPGDIRNCLEALANTEPLMAELMHYRFPDGQLAGQSFGNLFLAALNGISPSFDMAVSRMSEVLAITGRVLPVTNANVKLEAEFENGARVVGESRICDCKKSQDCRIAQVRLLPERPAALPMAIDAIRDADMILLGPGSLYTSIIPNLLVDGIVQAVQESDALKIYVCNVMTQDGETEGYTVSDHIRAIFQHSAPGLFDICLTNSSPIPKGVAARYALEGAQPICCDREECSKLGVEVVNRPVSTVENGFVRHSPGHLARELILLHAERSVRIAGKRFDFTDDTYRLEIEKR encoded by the coding sequence GTGGGAAATCGAACGACGGATTACCGGCTGCCCCGTATCCATGGTCCCCGGGTCGTCGCCATCGGCGGCGGGCACGGGCTGTCCACCATGCTGCGGGGCCTGAAGGCCTATACGGAAAATCTGACGGCCATTGTCACGGTGGCCGACGACGGGGGCGGTTCCGGCAGGCTCCGGGAGGATTTGGGCATGCCTCCTCCGGGGGACATCCGCAACTGCCTGGAGGCCCTGGCCAACACGGAGCCGCTGATGGCGGAGCTGATGCACTACCGGTTCCCGGACGGTCAGCTGGCCGGCCAGAGCTTTGGAAACCTCTTTCTGGCCGCCCTCAACGGGATTTCTCCCTCCTTTGACATGGCGGTGAGCCGCATGAGCGAGGTGCTGGCCATCACCGGGCGGGTGCTGCCTGTGACCAACGCAAATGTGAAACTTGAGGCGGAGTTTGAAAACGGTGCCCGGGTGGTGGGCGAGTCCAGGATTTGCGACTGCAAGAAATCTCAGGACTGCCGCATCGCCCAGGTGCGGCTTTTGCCGGAGCGCCCGGCCGCGCTGCCTATGGCGATCGACGCCATACGGGACGCGGATATGATCCTCTTAGGGCCGGGAAGCCTCTACACCAGCATCATTCCGAATCTGCTGGTGGATGGAATTGTCCAGGCTGTTCAGGAGTCCGACGCCCTGAAAATCTATGTCTGCAACGTCATGACCCAGGACGGGGAGACGGAGGGATATACGGTTTCCGACCACATCCGGGCCATTTTCCAGCATTCCGCTCCGGGTCTATTTGACATCTGCCTCACCAATTCCTCTCCCATCCCCAAGGGCGTGGCGGCCCGCTACGCCCTGGAAGGAGCGCAGCCTATCTGCTGCGACCGGGAGGAGTGCAGTAAACTTGGTGTGGAGGTGGTGAACCGGCCGGTCTCCACCGTGGAGAACGGCTTTGTGCGCCACAGCCCCGGGCACCTGGCGCGGGAACTGATCCTGCTCCATGCGGAGCGCAGCGTCCGTATTGCCGGAAAGCGTTTTGACTTTACAGATGATACATACCGGCTGGAGATCGAAAAGCGGTAA
- the whiA gene encoding DNA-binding protein WhiA, with amino-acid sequence MSFSYDAKLELCRMAVQKLCCARAEAYGILLYCNTFNTTEVRIITENSEFAQRLPKLFHRAFGLRFDRLPETEQEGKLIFQITDRKKLSHIVNLLGYSPEQNLVLHVNFGLLEEECCRAAFLRGVFLAGGSSTDPQKRYHLELATSHQQAGRELESLLMDMGFHPKSVQRNGYHVTYFKQSEHIEDFLTLVGAPVAAMAVMSAKVEKDLRNSINRRLNCDTANLDKAVDAAQEQLEAIRKLMGVGLMEQLPDKLQMTAAARLENPELTLSELAETFEPPITKSCLNHRLRKIQQLAKEL; translated from the coding sequence ATGTCATTTTCCTATGATGCAAAATTAGAGCTGTGCAGGATGGCGGTGCAAAAGCTCTGCTGCGCCCGGGCGGAGGCATACGGGATTTTGCTCTACTGCAACACCTTCAACACCACGGAGGTGCGGATCATCACGGAGAACAGCGAGTTTGCCCAGCGGCTTCCAAAGCTTTTCCACCGGGCCTTCGGCCTGCGCTTTGACCGTCTTCCGGAGACGGAGCAGGAGGGGAAGCTGATCTTCCAGATCACGGACCGGAAGAAGCTGAGCCACATCGTCAACCTGTTAGGCTACAGCCCGGAGCAGAATCTGGTGCTCCATGTGAATTTCGGCCTGCTGGAGGAGGAGTGCTGCCGGGCGGCCTTCCTCCGGGGCGTATTTTTGGCCGGCGGCAGTTCAACCGATCCCCAAAAACGATATCACCTGGAGCTGGCCACCTCTCATCAGCAGGCGGGCCGGGAGCTGGAGTCGCTGCTGATGGACATGGGCTTTCATCCCAAAAGCGTTCAGAGAAACGGCTACCATGTGACCTATTTCAAACAGAGCGAGCACATTGAGGACTTTCTCACACTGGTCGGCGCTCCGGTGGCGGCTATGGCGGTGATGTCGGCCAAGGTGGAGAAGGACCTGCGCAACAGCATCAACCGCCGGCTCAACTGCGACACCGCCAATTTGGACAAGGCGGTGGACGCGGCTCAGGAGCAGTTGGAGGCCATCCGGAAGCTTATGGGCGTGGGGTTGATGGAGCAGCTGCCGGACAAGCTTCAGATGACGGCCGCCGCGCGGCTGGAAAACCCGGAGCTGACCCTCAGCGAGCTGGCGGAGACATTTGAACCGCCCATCACAAAATCCTGCCTGAACCACCGGCTGCGGAAAATTCAGCAGCTTGCAAAGGAGCTGTAG
- a CDS encoding C-GCAxxG-C-C family protein, giving the protein MAANRGELALSFHHRGYNCAQSVLASFGDRTGLSEREALAIAAGFGKGIGSGEELCGAFGGAVMVLGLMEYHSGREPAEEKKRMYQLTCALEERFRQRFGMLRCNELLEANRGPERPCGALITAAVDLTEEFINTMEKSV; this is encoded by the coding sequence ATGGCAGCGAATCGCGGAGAGCTTGCATTGTCATTTCACCACAGGGGATATAACTGCGCCCAGAGCGTGCTGGCTTCCTTTGGAGACAGAACCGGACTTTCGGAGCGGGAGGCCCTTGCCATTGCCGCAGGATTCGGAAAGGGAATCGGCAGCGGGGAGGAGCTGTGCGGCGCGTTTGGCGGCGCGGTGATGGTGCTTGGCCTGATGGAATATCATTCCGGTCGGGAGCCGGCGGAGGAAAAGAAGCGGATGTACCAGTTGACCTGCGCTCTGGAGGAGCGGTTTCGCCAACGTTTCGGCATGCTGCGCTGCAATGAGCTGCTGGAGGCCAACAGAGGGCCGGAGCGGCCCTGCGGCGCGCTGATCACGGCCGCTGTGGACCTGACGGAAGAATTTATAAATACAATGGAGAAATCGGTATGA